Proteins encoded by one window of Salvia splendens isolate huo1 chromosome 5, SspV2, whole genome shotgun sequence:
- the LOC121805458 gene encoding syntaxin-132-like, with the protein MNDLLTDSFVEDTKGNTSGEPDIEMGPRFTRSSSDVSLESFNKQIQEVEKQVDKLSVLLQNLKEANEESKSVTKASSMKAIRKRMEKDVGEVGKIARGIKVKIEALNKDNIANRQKPGCGKGTAIDRSRTNLTNSLTKKFRDLVTEFQSLRQRIEEEYREVVERRVITVTGSRPDEETINNLIETGNSEQIFQQAMQESGRGQVMNTLEEIQERHDAVKEIEKKLLDLHQIYLDMAVLVEAQGDILDNIESQVTNAVDHVQSGTTALQNARRLQKSSRKCMCFAIILLLVIVAIIVLSVLQPWKN; encoded by the exons ATGAACGATCTTCTCACG GACTCGTTCGTTGAAGATACCAAAGGCAACACATCAGGCGAGCCTGATATAGAGATGGGCCCTCGATTTACTAGGAGTAGCTCGGATGTGTCCTTGGAATCTTTCAACAAGCAG ATACAAGAGGTTGAGAAGCAGGTGGACAAGCTCTCTGTTTTGCTACAGAACCTCAAG GAAGCCAATGAGGAGTCAAAATCAGTTACCAAAGCATCTTCGATGAAAG CTATCAGGAAGCGGATGGAGAAAGACGTTGGTGAAGTGGGAAAGATAGCACGCGGTATAAAAGTGAAAATCGAGGCACTAAACAAAGAT AACATAGCTAATCGACAGAAGCCTGGTTGCGGAAAGGGGACAGCTATTGATAGGTCAAGAACGAACTTGACAAA TTCCTTGACGAAGAAATTTAGAGACCTCGTGACGGAGTTTCAG AGTTTGAGACAGAGGATTGAAGAGGAATATCGCGAGGTTGTTGAGAGACGAGTAATAACAG TTACTGGAAGTCGACCAGATGAAGAG ACCATCAATAATCTCATTGAAACCGGAAACAGTGAACAGATATTCCAGCAAGCGATGCAAGAATCCGGACGAGGACAG GTGATGAACACTTTGGAGGAGATTCAGGAGAGGCACGACGCTGTAAAGGAGATCGAGAAGAAGCTCCTCGACCTTCATCAG ATCTACCTTGATATGGCCGTGCTAGTCGAAGCTCAAGGAGACATTTTGGACAACATCGAAAGTCAG GTGACGAACGCAGTCGACCACGTCCAGTCGGGGACGACTGCGCTTCAGAATGCGAGAAGACTGCAGAAGAGCTCGAGAAAATGCATGTGCTTTGCCATTATACTTCTCTTAGTAATCGTAGCTATTATAGTGCTCAGCGTGCTCCAACCATGGAAAAATTGA